A window of the Oncorhynchus mykiss isolate Arlee chromosome 15, USDA_OmykA_1.1, whole genome shotgun sequence genome harbors these coding sequences:
- the LOC118938886 gene encoding phosphatidylinositol 3,4,5-trisphosphate-dependent Rac exchanger 2 protein-like, which translates to MLNSHHLSLSSLQFSRVLKNRAWPTFKQAKTKVFPLHSSDFCPTNCHVNVMEVSYPKTTTSLGSAFRVQLDNRKSSTLERGGRNAEQGKLNPMVYVQHTITSMAAPSGHSLGRTEGHGLRFLLREDDLMVLDSYQKLLGKLTTLVKEMEGHASQIHE; encoded by the exons ATGCTTaactcccaccatctctctctctcctccctccagttCTCGCGGGTGTTGAAGAACAGGGCGTGGCCCACCTTCAAGCAGGCCAAAACCAAGGTGTTCCCGCTCCACAGCAGCGACTTCTGTCCCACCAACTGCCATGTGAACGTGATGGAGGTGTCCTACCCCAAAACCACCACCTCTCTGGGCAGCGCCTTCAGAGTGCAGCTGGACAACAGGAAGAGTTCcaccctggagagaggaggtcgTAACGCCGAACAAG GTAAGCTGAACCCCATGGTGTACGTACAACACACCATCACCAGTATGGCAGCTCCGTCAGGTCACAGTCTGGGTCGTACGGAGGGTCACGGCCTCCGCTTCCTGCTCCGGGAGGATGACCTGATGGTCTTGGACTCCTACCAGAAACTACTAGGCAAGCTGACCACGCTGGTGAAAGAGATGGAGGGCCACGCCTCACAGATACACGAGTGA